From Cannabis sativa cultivar Pink pepper isolate KNU-18-1 chromosome 8, ASM2916894v1, whole genome shotgun sequence, a single genomic window includes:
- the LOC115699681 gene encoding uncharacterized protein LOC115699681 encodes MGNVIESFFSGFGKVFGSLFASPLDFLSGKSCSSVCGKTWDFICYIENFCVANLLRLVLVFLLLYIVLLFMYLTYKLGICECVCRSLCRMTWSCITFCACSCEYLCTFLWVKLKRVKRRRRRRRRQIDLEVFDKSTSSSTDEDEGIGNLCDYGSNDHYKSRKRMLSRSRRDYKGAQLRKSLRPRSHRRIIVRNRDLGFHNNDHGRHHQHHHHHLDDSGNTSIRVIRTSKFVRKGTMGGGVHRRR; translated from the exons ATGGGAAATGTGATTGAATcattcttttctgggtttggaaaAGTTTTTGGCAGCCTTTTTGCTTCCCCATTAGATTTCCTATCCGGAAAATCTTGCAg TTCAGTATGTGGCAAAACATGGGATTTCATTTGTTACATCGAGAATTTCTGTGTGGCCAATTTGCTAAGATTGGTCTTAGTATTTCTTCTGCTCTACATTG TTCTGTTATTCATGTACTTAACATACAAATTGGGCATATGCGAGTGTGTTTGCCGAAGCCTATGCAGAATGACATGGTCATGTATTACATTTTGTGCTTGTTCTTGTGAGTACTTATGCACTTTCTTATGGGTCAAACTCAAAAGAGTCaaaagaagacgaagaagacgAAGACGGCAAATTGACCTCGAAGTGTTTGATAAAAGTACTAGCAGTAGTACTGATGAAGATGAAGGTATTGGAAATTTGTGTGATTATGGTTCTAATGATCACTATAAGAGTAGGAAGAGGATGTTATCTCGTTCAAGGAGGGATTACAAAGGTGCCCAATTGAGGAAATCCTTGAGGCCTAGGAGCCATCGTAGGATTATAGTTAGAAACAGAGATTTGGGTTTTCATAATAATGATCATGGTCGtcatcatcaacatcatcatcaccatcttGATGATTCAGGGAATACATCTATCAGGGTTATTAGGACCTCAAAATTTGTTCGGAAAGGAACAATGGGAGGAGGTGTTCATCGGAGAAGGTAG
- the LOC115699680 gene encoding phytoene synthase 2, chloroplastic, producing MSSVVLWVHVSPKESISSVLSFVGSKNGGTKRSKMWCNNNNNKLSLSSGVWAYSGTVANPARSSEEKVYEVVLKQAALVREQRKPKEKNLNLNPPTIQTDGTTNWGLLNEAYDRCGEVCAEYAKTFYLGTMLMTPERRKAIWAIYVWCRRTDELVDGPNASHITPKALDRWENRLSDLFEGRPFDMYDAALSHTVSKYPVDIQPFKDMIEGMRLDLRKSRYNNFDELYLYCYYVAGTVGLMSVPVMGIAPESKASTESVYNAALALGIANQLTNILRDVGEDARRGRVYLPQDELARAGLSDEDIFRGKVTDKWRNFMKGQIKRARMFFDEAEKGVCELSSASRWPVWASLLLYRQILDAIEANDYDNFTKRAYVGKAKKLLSLPLAYTKAVLIGPSSSSTTFS from the exons ATGTCTAGTGTTGTTCTTTGGGTACATGTTAGTCCTAAAGAGAGTATAAGCTCTGTGTTGAGCTTTGTTGGGAGCAAAAATGGTGGAACAAAGAGGTCAAAAATGtggtgtaataataataataataagttgagTTTGTCAAGTGGGGTTTGGGCTTACTCGGGCACAGTTGCGAATCCAGCAAGGTCTTCAGAAGAGAAGGTGTATGAAGTTGTGCTTAAACAAGCTGCTCTGGTTCGAGAGCAGAGGAAACCCAAAGAGAAAAATTTGAACTTGAATCCACCCACCATTCAAACTGATGGAACCACCAATTGGGGTCTCTTGAATGAAGCTTATGATCGTTGTGGTGAAGTCTGTGCTGAATATGCCAAGACTTTTTATCTgg GCACAATGCTTATGACACCAGAAAGAAGGAAAGCTATTTGGGCCATTTATG TGTGGTGTAGAAGGACTGATGAGCTTGTGGATGGGCCAAACGCTTCACACATCACACCAAAGGCTCTTGACAGATGGGAAAATAGACTAAGTGATCTCTTTGAAGGTCGGCCTTTTGATATGTATGATGCTGCTCTGTCTCATACAGTCTCAAAATACCCTGTTGATATTCAG CCCTTTAAGGACATGATAGAAGGAATGAGATTAGACTTGAGAAAATCAAGATACAACAACTTTGATGAACTATACCTTTATTGTTACTATGTTGCTGGAACTGTTGGGCTTATGAGTGTTCCAGTTATGGGAATAGCACCAGAATCAAAGGCTTCAACTGAGAGTGTTTACAATGCTGCATTGGCTCTTGGCATAGCTAATCAACTCACTAACATACTTAGAGATGTTGGAGAAGA TGCTAGAAGAGGAAGAGTGTATCTCCCACAAGACGAATTAGCGCGAGCAGGGTTATCAGATGAAGACATTTTTCGGGGTAAAGTAACCGATAAATGGAGGAATTTCATGAAGGGGCAAATAAAGAGAGCAAGAATGTTCTTTGATGAGGCTGAGAAGGGTGTTTGTGAGCTAAGCTCAGCTAGTAGATGGCCTGTGTGGGCATCATTGTTGCTATATCGACAGATATTGGATGCAATTGAAGCCAATGATTATGATAACTTTACTAAACGTGCTTATGTAGGAAAAGCAAAGAAACTTCTATCTTTACCTTTGGCTTATACCAAAGCAGTACTCATTGGCCCTTCCTCCTCTTCAACAACATTCTCCTAG